From the genome of Burkholderia pyrrocinia:
GCCGGGTTAGCCGCGCGGCGGACTTAGCCGATCACGAAAAGCGGCTGGCCGTATTCGACGGCCTGGCCGTTCTCGACGAGGATTTCCTTGATCACGCCAGCCTTGTCCGACTCGATCTCGTTGAGCAGCTTCATCGCTTCGATGATGCAGATCGTCTGGCCTTCCTTGACCGTGTCGCCGACCTGGACGAACGGGTCCGCGCCCGGCGACGGCGCGCGATAGAACGTGCCGACCATCGGCGACGTCACGACGTGGCCCTGCGGGACGGCCGGCGCGGCTGCGGCGCCGGCTGCCGGCGCAGCGGCACCTTCGGCCGGCAGCGCGACCGACGGAG
Proteins encoded in this window:
- the accB gene encoding acetyl-CoA carboxylase biotin carboxyl carrier protein translates to MDLRKLKTLIDLVSESGISELEVTEGEGKVRIVKNAPPVYVQPTAGYAPQFSAPAPSVALPAEGAAAPAAGAAAAPAVPQGHVVTSPMVGTFYRAPSPGADPFVQVGDTVKEGQTICIIEAMKLLNEIESDKAGVIKEILVENGQAVEYGQPLFVIG